In Zingiber officinale cultivar Zhangliang chromosome 6A, Zo_v1.1, whole genome shotgun sequence, a single genomic region encodes these proteins:
- the LOC121998708 gene encoding CASP-like protein 5A1 — translation MFVSRPTVHPVEAPPLTDAAENPPRVRMKEVQGMPGTAGGLALRLLQFAFAVAALGVMVSTNDFPSVTAFCYLVSVAILQSLWSISLAMLDIYAILVKRSLQNPKALCFFTIGDGITSTLTFAAACASAGITVLIGNDLNICSQNHCTSFETATAMAFISWFAVSPSFLLNFWSLASR, via the exons ATGTTCGTGAGCCGGCCGACGGTGCACCCTGTGGAGGCGCCGCCCCTTACGGATGCGGCCGAGAACCCGCCCAGGGTGAGAATGAAGGAGGTGCAGGGGATGCCGGGGACGGCGGGAGGCCTCGCGCTTCGTCTCCTCCAGTTCGCGTTTGCGGTCGCGGCGCTCGGCGTCATGGTCTCCACCAACGATTTCCCTTCTGTAACCGCCTTCTG CTATCTTGTCTCGGTGGCCATCCTACAGAGCCTGTGGAGTATCTCCTTGGCCATGCTGGACATATATGCTATTCTCGTAAAACGCTCCTTGCAGAACCCTAAAGCTCTCTGTTTCTTTACCATCGGAGATGGG ATCACATCCACACTGACATTCGCTGCAGCTTGTGCATCTGCCGGCATTACGGTCCTGATTGGTAATGATCTAAACATATGCTCACAGAACCACTGCACGAGCTTTGAGACCGCCACAGCAATGGCCTTCATCAGTTGGTTTGCTGTCTCTCCATCATTCCTCTTGAACTTTTGGTCATTGGCATCTAGATGA